One part of the Chiroxiphia lanceolata isolate bChiLan1 chromosome 14, bChiLan1.pri, whole genome shotgun sequence genome encodes these proteins:
- the NEXMIF gene encoding neurite extension and migration factor: MDDQQEQDCASEDQETILINGVKENESHALGGNERPCSEATVPFPALTAAPRENHACHRAPPAKKPCLLSPPSPLRLTDVPEHTSDDSSAHAISLTSCVTKGMSSWSLPGDCEKAPFTMMEPGGMSALTGDCLMQPSRTCLGCFIESKDGIDAEPGISLKVGDINRDYDTCSVSDIGIHCMSTGETMRYGDQLLSDQLLSFPMHKSRAADKRDAEKSDSDSEDPTQKNYYEGLLLDKCNGEEPLLTNPNQEWGYFESFISESKIELLDLCSKNELSVNLFSEEDVDNYMFDDDDSTLGSDVCSLKIRYESFQDNVREKTTTLQEDAQFNFFPSVFSNCTKRDSRSTLKRGPSGATDPSQFKSEEGIIWGEEEEDGEEEDGEEEEKAALNKSCNSTEMVQYVGSKRSHFLDSVNSTEDSGEFSDDSTCTESSYDVLRDIKDCSRYLARDHSGSFIQQNYGLRAKRKVRYSDDYLYDVDSIENEKILDKKEWLPDGPKEEDDDEWCPKKRRKVSRKEPPVIIKYIIINRFKGEKHMLVKLSKVDANETTVTLNEELLSKYKKLAPLKGFWQERQQSRLDLLRSSLYHKQNFYLNGSDASFLPHPRKRKCKLANRHRIQRIKAIEQSVNKLGSCSSDHKQPCSSKEDVGLKGLPALAIATPSCANGLHVHDITGIATVKCKSQEREHKGTERKVLRRIKFKSEARLKCKKIKAATSTVEDSPALENQDPAARLKDENSPCASDSSHLPECHEDKVAKNSPFLPSTSSSDKPLPSANITTNVPLIPGGYLQTLLDASDLSSNTGIPYFAQHPSEQPQHPLPSIVRPEKPFPALQPAQSCVLSPPSESELQQSPGHLEMEQSSFGSLWPAKAGSDRQDFPGDLPEAAGLPGEFGSGGTPGTDGLPASGYTQVNLNSGKLLYQKNYMPDSQQVQSDDSYQSCHFNNGEGRFHFQRGTLSTDDGRLISFDSVGSLSVSSSNYSSLSLKSCEKDGEDDINDDFLAHCSPKLVIQQSIDEITPLKESTDLLDISNFTPDRFRQSSLSEMSPPDTPNLSPQIAGSDAKPLGTLKGFQESPQPALNSSEKVKWNCGVLQTEDQADNGFALNNHQFQFHMFNDEDSVSLLEKSPCLSTFNEPSGQISTNSKVSKSKRKSSSSKNVGTNQSSSQKATRKKSPKTNKGTDKPQGKNSRQAPKSTRKGKNAVGVNGEKVPAVGGRAVPQLSTVALATKGLAEGTQHCGPAGVKLGKHNGLSGEWPLGKEGGTGWSEPSLGNATSLLDDDQREFEEPSNILSNIASGMADVQRFMMASIEPLWGPVSHNSVPDIFRSPESNSLKLKTLKILAGTSQESKKKANGGSPGAAKNHKSNNKGSSKNSKAATCDSSRPNCSTGFTTDIHAPFFDKNYSNLSTLGNNGPTHKKLYRHKSSSKSLRDENCKIKRMDREQPHKDPPVTAAFEKLR; this comes from the exons ATGGATGACCAACAAGAGCAGGATTGTGCCTCAGAAGACCAAGAAACTATCCTGATTAATGGGGTGAAAGAAAATG AGTCACACGCCCTGGGTGGCAATGAGAGGCCTTGCAGCGAGGCCACGGTGCCGTTCCCAGCCCTGACCGCGGCGCCAAGGGAAAACCACGCGTGCCACCGAGCCCCGCCGGCCAAGAAGCCCTGCCTGCTGAGCCCCCCGTCGCCGCTGCGGCTCACGGATGTCCCCGAGCACACCTCGGATGACTCCTCTGCCCACGCCATCTCCCTCACGTCCTGCGTGACCAAGGGCATGAGCTCCTGGTCGCTGCCGGGCGACTGCGAGAAGGCTCCGTTCACCATGATGGAGCCCGGAGGAATGTCGGCGCTGACGGGAGACTGCCTGATGCAGCCGAGCCGGACCTGTCTGGGCTGCTTTATTGAATCCAAGGACGGCATTGATGCAGAGCCGGGAATAAGCTTGAAAGTGGGGGATATAAATAGGGATTATGACACCTGTTCAGTCTCTGATATAGGGATTCACTGCATGAGCACAGGAGAAACCATGAGATATGGGGATCAACTGCTTTCAGACCAGCTTTTAAGCTTCCCTATGCATAAATCGAGGGCAGCGGACAaaagagatgcagaaaaatCTGACAGTGATTCAGAGGACCCCACTCAGAAAAATTATTACGAGGGATTACTATTAGACAAATGCAATGGTGAGGAACCTTTACTAACAAATCCCAACCAGGAATGGGGCTATTTTGAATCTTTCATTAGTGAAAGTAAAATTGAGCTGCTTGACCTCTGCTCCAAAAATGAGCTTTCTGTGAATCTGTTTTCTGAGGAAGACGTGGATAATTACATGTTCGACGATGATGATTCCACCTTGGGAAGTGATGTCTGCTCCCTAAAGATTAGATACGAATCTTTCCAGGACAACGTGCGGGAGAAGACCACCACCCTACAGGAGGATGCCCAGTTCAACTTCTTCCCCAGCGTGTTCAGCAACTGCACCAAAAGGGACAGCAGGAGCACCCTGAAAAGGGGGCCCAGCGGTGCCACTGACCCCTCTCAATTCAAATCTGAGGAAGGCATCAtctggggggaggaggaggaggatggcgAGGAAGAGGAcggcgaggaggaggagaaagctgCCTTAAATAAATCTTGCAACAGCACAGAGATGGTGCAGTACGTGGGCTCTAAGAGGAGCCACTTCTTGGACTCGGTGAATTCCACGGAGGACTCCGGGGAGTTCAGTGATGACAGCACTTGCACGGAGTCCTCCTATGACGTACTGCGGGACATCAAGGACTGCAGCCGGTACCTGGCCCGGGACCACTCTGGCTCCTTCATCCAGCAGAACTACGGGTTGCGGGCAAAGAGGAAAGTGCGGTACAGCGATGACTACCTGTACGATGTGGACTCCATCGAGAATGAGAAGATCCTGGACAAGAAGGAGTGGCTCCCGGACGGGCCCAAGGAGGAGGACGATGACGAGTGGTGCCCCAAGAAACGGCGAAAAGTCTCTCGCAAGGAACCCCCTGTGATCATCAAGTACATCATCATTAACAGGTTTAAAGGGGAGAAGCATATGCTGGTGAAGCTCAGCAAAGTGGATGCCAACGAGACAACTGTTACTCTGAACgaggagctgctcagcaaaTACAAGAAGCTGGCCCCACTGAAGGGCTTCtggcaggagaggcagcagagccgGCTGGATTTGCTCAGATCGTCTCTCTACCACAAACAGAATTTCTATCTTAACGGCTCAGATGCTTCATTCCTCCCTCACCCACGGAAGCGAAAATGCAAGCTAGCAAACAGGCACCGGATTCAAAGAATTAAAGCCATCGAGCAGTCAGTGAACAAGCTGGGCTCTTGCTCCTCTGATCACAAGCAGCCTTGCAGCAGTAAGGAGGACGTGGGCCTGAAAGGGCTGCCGGCGTTAGCCATCGCCACCCCCAGCTGTGCCAATGGATTACACGTCCACGACATCACGGGCATCGCCACCGTGAAATGCAAATCGCAGGAACGGGAGCACAAGGGGACGGAAAGGAAAGTGCTCCGCAGGATCAAATTCAAAAGTGAGGCCAGGTTAAAGTGCAAGAAGATCAAAGCTGCTACCAGTACAGTGGAGGACTCCCCAGCGCTGGAAAACCAGGACCCTGCAGCGCGTCTGAAGGACGAAAACAGTCCCTGTGCTTCAGACAGCTCCCATCTCCCGGAGTGCCACGAGGATAAGGTTGCTAAAAATTCTCCTTTCCTACCATCCACCTCCTCTTCAGACAAGCCTCTGCCATCTGCTAATATCACCACCAATGTACCCCTGATCCCCGGAGGGTATCTGCAGACGTTGTTAGATGCTTCGGATTTGTCGAGCAACACGGGTATCCCGTACTTCGCCCAGCACCCCTCCGAGCAGCCGCAGCACCCGCTCCCCAGCATCGTCCGGCCAGAGAAGCCCTTCCCGGCCCTGCAGCCggcacagagctgtgtgctCTCCCCGCCCTCTGAGTCGGAGCTGCAGCAGTCGCCCGGCCACTTGGagatggagcagagcagcttcGGCAGCCTGTGGCCGGCCAAGGCCGGCAGTGACCGCCAGGACTTCCCCGGTGACCTGCCGGAGGCAGCCGGGCTGCCGGGCGAGTTCGGCAGCGGCGGCACCCCAGGCACGGACGGGCTCCCTGCCTCTGGATACACTCAAGTCAATCTGAATAGCGGCAAATTGCTAtaccaaaaaaattacatgcCGGATAGCCAACAAGTGCAGTCTGATGATTCTTATCAGTCATGTCATTTTAATAATGGAGAGGGGCGCTTTCATTTCCAACGAGGTACACTAAGTACAGATGATGGCAGGCTCATTAGTTTTGATTCAGTGGGTTCATTGTCAGTTAGTTCTAGTAATTACAGTTCTTTAAGTTTAAAGTCTTGTGAAAAGGACGGCGAGGATGATATTAATGATGATTTCTTGGCCCACTGCAGTCCCAAGTTAGTGATCCAGCAGAGCATAGATGAAATCACCCCTTTGAAGGAGTCCACAGACCTTTTAGACATTTCCAACTTCACGCCTGATAGGTTCCGCCAGTCGTCACTTTCGGAGATGTCCCCTCCAGACACTCCCAACCTGTCCCCGCAGATAGCTGGCTCCGATGCCAAGCCTCTGGGCACCCTGAAGGGCTTTCAGGAGAGCCCCCAGCCTGCCCTCAACAGCTCCGAGAAGGTCAAGTGGAACTGTGGAGTCCTACAGACCGAGGATCAGGCAGATAATGGGTTTGCTTTAAATAATCACCAGTTCCAGTTCCATATGTTCAACGATGAAGATTCTGTCAGCCTTCTCGAAAAGAGTCCATGCTTGTCAACATTTAATGAGCCATCTGGTCAAATTAGCACCAATAGCAAAGTGTCAAAATCGAAGAGGAAAAGTTCATCCAGCAAGAATGTGGGTACAAACCAAAGCTCTTCCCAGAAAGCCACCCGGAAAAAATCGCCCAAAACCAACAAAGGAACCGATAAGCCACAAGGGAAGAACTCCAGGCAGGCGCCGAAATCcaccaggaaagggaaaaatgcgGTGGGAGTCAACGGTGAGAAGGTTCCAGCTGTTGGTGGCAGGGCAGTCCCTCAGCTGAGCACGGTGGCCCTGGCCACCAAGGGCCTGGCTGAGGGCACTCAGCACTGTGGCCCAGCCGGAGTGAAGCTGGGCAAGCACAATGGGCTCTCTGGAGAGTGGCCACTGGGAAAAGAGGGGGGCACGGGCTGGTCAGAACCCAGCCTGGGCAATGCCACCAGCCTCCTGGACGATGATCAGAGGGAGTTTGAGGAACCTTCCAACATCCTGTCCAACATCGCGTCGGGAATGGCCGATGTCCAGAGGTTTATGATGGCCTCCATCGAGCCCTTGTGGGGGCCTGTCAGCCACAACAGTGTTCCAGACATATTCCGGTCACCAGAGTCCAACAGCCTGAAACTGAAAACTCTTAAAATTTTGGCAGGGACGTCCCAAGAGTCGAAGAAGAAGGCGAACGGTGGCTCGCCGGGGGCAGCGAAGAACCACAAGTCAAACAACAAGGGCTCAAGCAAAAACAGCAAAGCTGCAACCTGCGACTCCAGTCGCCCCAACTGCTCGACCGGGTTCACCACGGACATTCACGCTCCCTTTTTTGATAAAAACTATAGTAACCTGAGCACTTTAGGCAATAATGGACCTACCCATAAAAAACTCTACCGTCATAAATCCAGTTCGAAATCACTGCGGGATGAGAACTGTAAAATCAAGCGGATGGACCGCGAACAGCCCCACAAGGACCCACCCGTGACAGCTGCTTTTGAGAAACTGAGGTAA